In the genome of Phaeodactylum tricornutum CCAP 1055/1 chromosome 20, whole genome shotgun sequence, one region contains:
- a CDS encoding predicted protein: MTNHSHPLVTVLVLLLSGVFYTATAQVALCLTVEDCIQESPLTCQEWIDSMESWDGECCSFQDVTDDSEVQCRLTIVGSCRWIDPLLACAPDATVCIYGGTVYEVVDTNETCPESVYSPFQGLEAPTAAPIDNRDTVAPTEVMGVPYVNETETPALDSPLPSNESDSSNASTQTSSARGICTRRNALASFVSAAVLYTFLN, encoded by the coding sequence ATGACAAATCACAGCCACCCGTTGGTTACGGTGTTGGTGCTCCTGCTTTCGGGAGTTTTCTACACGGCCACCGCTCAGGTTGCGCTGTGCCTGACCGTCGAAGACTGTATTCAAGAATCGCCGTTGACGTGCCAAGAATGGATTGACTCGATGGAATCTTGGGACGGTGAATGCTGCTCGTTTCAGGACGTTACCGATGATTCCGAAGTCCAATGCCGCCTCACCATAGTGGGTAGTTGTCGTTGGATTGATCCGCTCTTGGCCTGCGCTCCAGACGCCACGGTTTGTATCTACGGTGGCACCGTGTATGAAGTAGTCGATACGAACGAGACGTGTCCCGAATCCGTCTACAGCCCTTTCCAAGGCTTGGAAGCACCGACCGCCGCTCCCATCGACAACCGCGATACTGTGGCACCCACAGAGGTCATGGGTGTACCCTACGTGAACGAAACAGAGACACCAGCTCTGGATTCGCCGTTGCCAAGCAACGAAAGCGACTCGAGCAACGCCTCGACCCAAACATCGTCGGCGCGAGGTATCTGTACTCGTCGCAATGCTTTGGCTTCGTTTGTTTCGGCTGCTGTCCTCTACACTTTTCtgaattga
- a CDS encoding predicted protein has translation MSLSPLEASTLVVAINTENWRQYVPLVVSGLVIVDIALGSPAANAVLGKARGPPEGASGTDADGDAPIRNAKERIDTQKVAQAALDRASSTLELRRFLEENKSDWDRMEDLKRKMDQEMDEFDRKTQKKDA, from the coding sequence ATGTCTCTGTCACCACTCGAAGCGTCCACTCTGGTCGTGGCGATCAACACAGAAAATTGGCGTCAGTACGTACCGTTGGTCGTGAGTGGTTTGGTCATTGTCGACATTGCGTTGGGATCGCCGGCGGCCAACGCCGTGTTGGGCAAAGCGCGAGGCCCGCCGGAGGGAGCGTCGGGTACCGACGCGGACGGAGACGCACCGATAAGGAACGCGAAGGAACGCATTGATACGCAAAAAGTGGCCCAGGCGGCACTGGACCGAGCGTCCTCTACTCTCGAGTTACGCAGGTTCTTGGAAGAGAATAAGTCGGATTGGGATCGGATGGAAGACTTGAAACGAAAGATGGACCAAGAAATGGACGAATTCGACCGTAAGACTCAAAAGAAGGACGCCTAA
- a CDS encoding predicted protein, producing NIIGPQGDFVTAPEMSQVFGECLGIWFYDQHKKLQKAKADGKRLDWQWLECGPGKGTLVSDLLRFACYGKIRHEFGATCKHVHLVESSPILRQVQKETLQRDLRDVAELEFVEESGIPENRNPNAVQVHWHDSFASFRAWQKQSTSRLTTYAVGQEFLDALPTYQFEKTADGTWRERLIDVALKHLPNAKKPRLRIVLAPLVTVPLKTLLQVDGDGRMLNEPNFAQTGSVVEVSPEAILLVKDVATLVDEQGGAALFIDYGQEGSADTIRAFAKHEQVHFLSRPGQVDLTADVDFSALKHAVNALQTRHQTRAFGPVGQGHFLMSMGASDRVLQLIERDSTTDKEADDL from the exons AATATTATTGGACCACAGGGAGATTTTGTGACGGCTCCCGAGATGAGTCAAGTATTCGGCGAATGCCTTGGAATCTGGTTTTATGACCAACACAAAAAGTTGCAGAAAGCGAAAGCCGACGGCAAACGCCTTGACTGGCAGTGGTTGGAATGTGGACCCGGTAAGGGCACGCTGGTCAGTGACCTACTACGTTTTGCGTGCTACGGCAAAATCCGACACGAGTTCGGTGCTACCTGTAAGCATGTACATCTGGTCGAATCCAGTCCGATCTTGCGGCAAgttcaaaaagaaacactGCAACGCGATTTACGAGATGTGGCCGAATTAGAATTTGTGGAAGAGTCCGGGATACCTGAGAATCGCAATCCCAATGCCGTGCAAGTGCACTGGCACGATTCTTTCGCATCGTTTCGGGCGTGGCAAAAACAAAGTACTTCACGCTTGACAACGTACGCGGTTGGTCAAGAATTCTTGGATGCCCTGCCAACGTACCAGTTCGAAAAGACGGCCGATGGTACTTGGAGAGAACGCTTGATTGATGTTGC TTTGAAGCATTTACCGAATGCCAAAAAGCCTCGTCTCCGTATCGTATTAGCACCGCTAGTTACCGTGCCACTTAAGACGCTGCTTCAAGTGGACGGCGACGGTCGTATGTTGAACGAACCAAATTTCGCTCAGACTGGCAGTGTCGTGGAAGTCAGCCCTGAAGCCATTCTATTGGTTAAAGATGTGGCCACCCTTGTTGATGAGCAGGGCGGCGCGGCGTTATTTATTGATTACGGACAAGAAGGCAGCGCCGATACCATTCGGGCGTTTGCCAAACACGAACAAGTACATTTCCTGTCACGGCCTGGTCAGGTTGACTTGACAGCCGATGTTGATTTTTCTGCACTCAAACACGCGGTTAATGCTTTGCAAACGCGTCACCAAACCCGTGCATTCGGACCCGTTGGACAGGGACATTTTCTAATGTCAATGGGTGCGTCCGATAGGGTGCTTCAGTTGATCGAACGCGATTCCACTACCGACAAGGAAGCCGACGATCTG
- a CDS encoding predicted protein: ETQVNGQPVYGGANDPRLGNLHDKSDPGYFGHLDLAKPVYHQGFFNTTLRALRCVCFHCSRLRMLPDEFKFQKAIQIKSRKRRLEALHESLRGKKKCDHCQGVQPKYTKVDLHVEADFPEDGMHGSTGGGGDSKQFLSGDTVVKIFKQIREEDIVLLGLDVQHARPDWLLVQVLPVPPLHVRPSVTVGGGTQSSEDDLTHQLVNVIKSNLSLQQAVSNGEPQIVVEQFELALQHNVAAFMDNELRGMPQVTQRSGRPLKTITQRLKGKEGRIRGNLMGKRVDFSARTVITADPNLGIHQVGVPRSVAMNLTVPIRVTAFNQAELSALVANGPTMHPGAKHIIRSDGTRIDLRYVKNKSELLLAHGWIVERHLRDDDIVLFNRQPSLHKMSIMGHKAKVLDWSTFRLNLSCTSPYNADFDGDEMNLHVPQGLAARAEAELMMLSSRVIVSGQSNRPVMSIVQDSLLATQKMTKRSVFIEKDLCYNMLMWVPQWNGQIPIPAVIKPKELWTGKQLLSTILPKVNLKSKANNGPGKDARGKNMPNTFNMYDHLVTIQDGELLEGTVDKKTIGSSMGGLIHTAWLDVGFEETARFMNQIQQLVNHWILQYSFSIGAIDAVADADTMRQIESTIDKAKRQVQDLVRQGQLGELEIQPGRTMIESFEQLVNKVLNTARDHAGKSAQSSLDETNSVKAMVTAGSKGSFINISQIIACVGQQNVEGKRIPYGFKKRTLPHFSKDDIGSESRGFVENSYLRGLSPQEFFFHAMGGREGLIDTACKTAETGYIQRRLVKAMETVMARYDGTLRTSSGQIVQFLYGEDGMDAVWIEKQNFDSLTLAKPEFNKRFLFDTSSPEFGHDEQGIPFLEPDVIEECRRDPDIQATLDQEIEILREDQAILRIVMRSREAGRESDDSSYAPGNVRRVIHNAMRQFRIDKSKPTDLHPTEVIQIVNNLLERLIVVVGNDPLSVEAQSNATTLYRILIRTMLSSKRVLKDWRLSKAALNWVVGEIETRFNIAMVNPGEMAGVLAAQSIGEPATQMTLNTFHYAGVSAKNVTLGVPRLKEIINVAKTPKTPGLTIYLQEEVSGDEKVAEQVVAMLEFTVLGDVVKKTEIYYDPDVKNTVVTKDREFVKEFYDFTDKTDDDLRRMSPWVLRVELDKPLLYVKKIKMEEIAKEIGEEYGADLNVEVTDDNADEMVVRIRIVNDTPFNSGQTDEGGNLMDDQPEVGQEDDIFLKRLEKSMLSSLKLRGVDHVKKVFMRGGAKRTVWDDVKGFGVRDEWVLETDGTNLMAVLGVDYVDGTRSVSNDIVEVFVALGIEGVRGALLSELRNVISFDGSYVNYRHLACLVDVMTMQGHLMAIDRHGINRVDTGPLLRASFEETVDMLMDAAVYAEEEILKGVTENIMMGQLARVGTGDVDLLLDEDKVVREAVEVVVDEFAVDKDLGMAGVGGVGGATPYATTPFAASPMVGDGAAASPFVDGGAAFSPAVGAASFSPAYSPDSGSYGSGFASGSYGAGDSPAYSPTSPQYSPTSPAYSPTSPAYSPTSPAYSPTSPAYSPTSPAYSPTSPAYSPTSPAYSPTSPAYSPTSPAYSPTSPAYSPTSPAYSPTSPAYSPTSPAYSPTSPAYSPTSPAYSPTSPAYSPTSPAYSPTSPAYSPTSPAYSPTSPAYSPTSPAYSPTSPAYSPTSPAYSPTSPAYSPSGGDDKKDEMED; encoded by the coding sequence GAAACACAGGTCAACGGCCAACCCGTATACGGTGGAGCCAACGACCCGCGTTTGGGCAATCTACACGACAAGTCCGATCCGGGATACTTTGGACACTTGGATTTGGCCAAACCAGTGTATCACCAGGGATTTTTCAACACCACGTTGCGGGCACTCCGGTGCGTCTGTTTTCACTGTTCCCGACTCCGCATGCTCCCGGACGAATTCAAGTTCCAAAAGGCCATACAGATCAAATCGCGCAAACGCCGACTCGAAGCTCTGCACGAATCACTCCGCGGGAAGAAAAAATGCGATCACTGTCAAGGTGTACAACCCAAATACACCAAGGTGGATCTGCACGTCGAAGCGGACTTTCCCGAAGACGGAATGCACGGAAGTACCGGGGGCGGAGGGGATTCCAAACAATTCTTGTCCGGGGACACCGTGGTCAAGATATTCAAGCAAATTCGGGAAGAAGATATTGTGTTGTTGGGTTTGGATGTCCAGCACGCGCGACCGGATTGGTTGCTGGTGCAGGTATTGCCCGTCCCGCCCCTACACGTTCGACCCAGCGTTACTGTCGGGGGTGGTACGCAATCGTCCGAAGACGATTTGACGCATCAACTCGTCAACGTTATTAAATCGAATCTCTCGTTGCAGCAGGCCGTCTCCAACGGTGAACCCCAAATTGTGGTGGAACAGTTCGAACTGGCCCTGCAACACAACGTCGCCGCCTTTATGGACAATGAACTACGAGGCATGCCGCAAGTCACTCAACGCAGTGGACGACCCCTTAAAACCATTACGCAACGTCTCAAAGGCAAGGAAGGGCGAATTCGGGGAAATCTCATGGGAAAGCGGGTCGACTTTTCCGCGCGTACCGTGATTACGGCCGATCCCAATCTCGGTATTCATCAAGTCGGTGTGCCCCGGAGTGTCGCCATGAACTTGACTGTCCCGATTCGCGTGACGGCCTTCAATCAAGCCGAACTTAGCGCCCTCGTGGCCAACGGCCCCACCATGCATCCCGGGGCCAAGCACATTATCCGATCGGACGGAACGCGGATCGATCTGCGTTACGTCAAAAACAAATCGGAACTTCTCCTGGCCCACGGCTGGATTGTGGAACGGCATTTGCGTGACGACGATATCGTGTTGTTCAATCGGCAGCCCAGTCTACACAAGATGAGTATCATGGGACACAAGGCCAAGGTACTGGATTGGAGTACTTTTCGATTGAATTTGTCGTGTACGAGTCCGTACAATGCCGATTTCGACGGCGACGAAATGAACCTTCACGTGCCTCAGGGATTGGCGGCTCGTGCTGAAGCGGAACTCATGATGTTGAGCTCCCGGGTTATTGTCTCGGGTCAATCGAATCGACCAGTCATGAGTATTGTTCAGGACAGTTTGTTGGCGACTCAAAAAATGACGAAACGGTCGGTTTTCATCGAAAAGGATTTATGCTACAATATGCTCATGTGGGTGCCGCAGTGGAACGGGCAGATTCCCATTCCTGCCGTGATCAAACCAAAGGAATTGTGGACCGGTAAGCAATTGCTCAGTACAATCCTGCCCAAGGTGAATCTCAAGTCCAAGGCAAACAATGGCCCCGGAAAAGATGCTCGTGGCAAGAACATGCCGAATACGTTCAACATGTACGATCATTTGGTGACGATTCAGGATGGTGAACTGTTGGAGGGTACAGTTGATAAGAAGACAATCGGCAGCTCCATGGGTGGCTTGATCCACACGGCTTGGTTAGACGTTGGGTTTGAAGAAACGGCTCGTTTTATGAATCAAATTCAGCAGCTAGTCAATCATTGGATTTTGCAGTACTCGTTTTCCATTGGAGCGATCGATGCCGTCGCCGATGCAGATACTATGCGACAGATTGAGTCGACCATTGACAAGGCAAAGCGGCAGGTGCAAGATTTGGTTCGCCAAGGGCAATTGGGAGAACTTGAGATTCAACCCGGTCGTACCATGATCGAGTCGTTTGAACAGCTCGTCAACAAGGTGCTGAACACGGCTCGTGATCACGCCGGAAAATCTGCACAATCTTCTTTGGACGAAACAAACTCGGTCAAGGCCATGGTGACGGCTGGTTCCAAAGGTTCATTTATTAATATTTCGCAAATTATTGCCTGCGTGGGGCAGCAGAACGTGGAAGGCAAACGCATACCGTACGGTTTCAAGAAACGAACCCTACCGCACTTCTCCAAGGATGATATCGGCTCCGAGTCCCGAGGCTTTGTCGAGAATTCGTATTTGCGTGGTCTGTCTCCTCAGGAATTTTTCTTCCACGCGATGGGTGGACGGGAAGGTTTGATCGATACGGCTTGCAAGACCGCCGAAACCGGATACATTCAACGTCGCCTGGTCAAGGCAATGGAAACCGTCATGGCGCGTTATGATGGAACTTTGCGAACGAGCAGTGGACAGATTGTTCAATTTTTGTACGGAGAGGATGGCATGGACGCGGTCTGGATTGAAAAGCAAAATTTTGACTCTTTGACGCTGGCAAAGCCAGAGTTCAACAAGCGTTTCTTATTCGACACATCCAGCCCAGAGTTCGGACACGATGAGCAAGGTATTCCGTTTCTGGAACCAGACGTAATTGAGGAGTGTCGTCGCGACCCTGATATCCAGGCTACTTTGGATCAAGAAATTGAGATTCTTCGGGAAGATCAAGCAATTCTCCGAATTGTCATGCGCAGCCGAGAAGCTGGGAGAGAGAGCGACGACAGCTCATACGCACCAGGCAATGTGCGTCGTGTGATTCACAACGCAATGCGTCAATTTCGTATCGACAAGAGCAAGCCAACGGACCTGCATCCCACAGAAGTGATACAGATTGTTAACAACCTGTTGGAGCGTCTGATTGTAGTGGTTGGGAACGACCCGCTAAGTGTTGAAGCGCAGTCAAACGCAACCACTCTTTACCGCATTCTGATTCGAACCATGCTTTCGAGCAAGCGTGTCTTAAAGGACTGGCGTTTGAGCAAGGCTGCTTTGAACTGGGTGGTAGGCGAAATTGAAACTAGATTCAATATTGCTATGGTTAATCCTGGTGAAATGGCTGGAGTATTGGCCGCTCAGAGTATTGGTGAGCCTGCAACCCAGATGACGCTCAACACCTTCCATTATGCTGGTGTTTCCGCCAAGAACGTGACGCTGGGTGTCCCTCGACTGAAAGAAATCATCAATGTTGCTAAAACTCCAAAGACTCCTGGCCTAACTATTTATCTTCAGGAAGAGGTCAGTGGTGACGAAAAAGTTGCCGAGCAGGTCGTTGCTATGCTGGAATTTACTGTTTTGGGCGACGTTGTAAAGAAGACAGAAATTTATTACGATCCTGACGTGAAAAATACGGTTGTCACTAAGGATCGGGAGTTCGTCAAGGAATTCTATGACTTTACGGATAAGACAGACGATGATTTGCGTCGCATGAGTCCTTGGGTTCTTCGTGTTGAGCTTGACAAACCGCTACTTTATGTCAAGAAAATTAAGATGGAGGAAATCGCTAAAGAGATTGGGGAAGAATACGGTGCGGATCTGAACGTAGAAGTGACAGACGACAACGCCGACGAAATGGTCGTCCGGATTCGAATCGTGAACGATACGCCGTTCAACTCAGGCCAAACAGATGAAGGCGGAAATTTGATGGACGATCAACCGGAAGTTGGCCAAGAAGACGATATTTTCTTGAAACGTCTAGAAAAAAGCATGCTTTCGAGTCTGAAGCTTCGCGGGGTAGACCATGTGAAGAAAGTGTTTATGCGCGGTGGTGCGAAACGTACAGTTTGGGACGATGTAAAAGGTTTCGGCGTTAGAGATGAGTGGGTACTAGAAACGGATGGGACAAACTTGATGGCAGTTCTTGGCGTGGACTACGTGGATGGTACGAGATCTGTCAGTAATGACATCGTCGAGGTGTTCGTAGCGCTTGGCATTGAAGGAGTCCGCGGAGCGTTGTTAAGTGAGCTTCGCAACGTCATTAGTTTCGACGGTTCTTACGTAAACTATCGCCATTTGGCTTGTCTGGTGGATGTCATGACAATGCAGGGGCACTTAATGGCTATTGATCGCCACGGCATCAATCGAGTCGACACTGGTCCATTGCTCCGAGCTTCATTCGAGGAAACGGTTGATATGCTCATGGATGCAGCTGTGTACGCTGAGGAGGAGATTCTTAAGGGCGTGACCGAAAACATCATGATGGGTCAGCTTGCTCGAGTTGGCACCGGTGATGTAGACTTACTACTGGATGAAGACAAAGTTGTTCGAGAAGCAGTTGAAGTTGTTGTGGACGAGTTTGCTGTCGACAAAGATCTCGGTATGGCCGGAGTGGGGGGTGTAGGAGGAGCGACCCCTTATGCCACCACTCCATTTGCCGCTAGCCCAATGGTGGGGGATGGCGCAGCAGCGTCTCCTTTTGTGGATGGCGGAGCCGCTTTTTCTCCAGCAGTTGGTGCGGCAAGTTTCTCACCGGCTTATTCTCCAGACAGCGGTAGTTATGGTTCTGGATTTGCGAGTGGAAGTTACGGAGCTGGCGACAGCCCAGCGTACAGTCCGACGTCTCCGCAGTATTCGCCGACTTCTCCGGCGTACAGCCCCACGTCTCCAGCATATTCGCCCACAAGCCCAGCATACAGCCCTACCAGTCCAGCGTACAGTCCAACGTCACCTGCATATTCGCCAACAAGTCCGGCCTACAGCCCAACTTCGCCTGCGTATTCACCAACGAGCCCCGCATATTCGCCAACGTCCCCGGCTTACAGCCCGACGTCGCCGGCATATAGTCCGACGAGTCCCGCATATTCGCCAACGTCGCCTGCGTATTCTCCAACGAGCCCAGCTTACAGCCCAACTTCACCGGCCTACAGCCCTACATCTCCAGCATACAGTCCGACTTCACCGGCTTACTCACCCACCTCGCCAGCTTACAGTCCTACGTCTCCGGCTTATTCTCCGACGTCTCCCGCGTACAGTCCTACATCCCCCGCGTACTCGCCGACATCTCCGGCCTATTCGCCAACATCCCCCGCATATTCGCCGACCTCGCCAGCCTATTCACCGACCTCGCCGGCCTACTCACCGTCGGGTGGCGATGATAAGAAagacgaaatggaagactAA
- a CDS encoding predicted protein, with protein sequence MSRQQFDEYRQEYSLLLQQILASQDALTTAPLVDECQILLDQMKLEARCCPDRSIQTELWERHALCVTQLTDWHDLSSPGSSGPDRSVAVPTHSPRTDARDHFRVSNETLERARRVAADTEQVGAQIVSELREQRETIQTSQARVRVMHSLTDTANGIVTNMSQPWWRRR encoded by the coding sequence ATGTCGAGGCAACAATTTGACGAGTATCGACAGGAATATTCGTTGTTACTCCAACAGATACTGGCCAGTCAGGATGCCTTAACGACGGCGCCACTCGTCGACGAATGTCAAATTTTGTTGGATCAAATGAAACTGGAAGCACGATGTTGCCCCGACCGCTCCATCCAAACCGAACTCTGGGAACGTCACGCGTTGTGCGTCACACAGTTGACCGACTGGCACGACCTTTCCTCCCCCGGATCGTCCGGTCCGGATCGGAGCGTCGCCGTGCCCACACACTCCCCTCGTACCGATGCACGGGACCACTTTCGTGTTTCCAACGAAACTCTGGAACGGGCTCGGCGGGTCGCGGCGGACACCGAACAAGTGGGTGCGCAAATCGTGTCCGAATTGCGGGAACAGCGGGAAACCATCCAAACATCCCAGGCCCGTGTCCGAGTCATGCATTCACTCACCGATACCGCCAATGGTATTGTGACGAACATGTCCCAACCCTGGTGGCGACGGCGGTAA
- a CDS encoding predicted protein, with protein sequence MFRWKIPVRSAIPLPLLSPVVVFYLHTSVTLFTGLKEVSMEKEIRFGMPLLAKISTNVTAECQKKMFSVAAEPGAPWHRPEISSISFQQRSSARLKRVSNPITKIATVSWKDADLILGDLSPKGRSQRFPSVQERVRFYMASWYTPSCSENEDDWVHYRRVFHRASTVVETGLNATSVLEIEGPISKPTAKESIHFLANKKYPHTIRMVVDDIIRGGTIFSPSEANLYACAQSHPKPSLRNMYCPELLETLVPLHRRYQGRNETSVPLLVQVGDVLPSKQPYDGGDDKFVSIPHFKKFRLVANQSWGHLLSGTLPPCQSGPRSMHAHGLPPILFKLAADRHYRGLETLAQYDRPWSEKRNAAVFRGALTGPQLPAGLSELQKCQRMPRCRMVLAYVNSTLVNAKLTAFPHHRLPSLTVDSATTIGGSEFGYAKMLSYKAIIMVEGNDVASGLKWALLSNSVVLMPRPTVTSWAMEELLQPYIHFVPLASDLDDVETQMQWVLDHDEESRMIARRGSLWITDLLLHADANADNAQIDDEMMQRYIGLFRPWRNG encoded by the coding sequence ATGTTTCGTTGGAAGATCCCTGTACGCTCAGCGATACCGTTGCCCTTGCTGAGTCCGGTGGTAGTCTTTTACCTCCACACATCCGTGACATTATTCACCGGCCTGAAGGAGGTATCTATGGAGAAAGAAATACGATTCGGGATGCCGCTACTGGCCAAAATTTCCACTAACGTTACGGCAGAATGCCAAAAGAAAATGTTTTCCGTTGCGGCAGAACCAGGAGCGCCATGGCATCGACCAGAAATCTCGAGTATATCATTTCAACAACGGTCTTCTGCAAGGCTTAAAAGGGTTTCGAACCCAATTACAAAAATTGCTACCGTCTCCTGGAAAGATGCTGACTTGATCCTTGGCGATCTTTCTCCCAAAGGTCGTTCCCAACGGTTCCCGTCCGTCCAGGAACGGGTCCGTTTTTATATGGCGAGCTGGTACACTCCTAGCTGTTCCGAAAACGAGGACGATTGGGTGCACTATCGTCGAGTTTTTCATCGAGCTTCGACTGTGGTTGAGACGGGCTTGAACGCTACAAGCGTCCTGGAAATCGAAGGGCCAATATCCAAGCCGACAGCGAAAGAATCCATACATTTCCTCGCAAACAAAAAGTACCCCCATACCATTCGCATGGTGGTGGATGATATCATCCGTGGAGGCACAATTTTTAGCCCAAGTGAGGCAAATTTATATGCATGTGCCCAGTCTCATCCCAAACCGAGCCTTCGGAACATGTATTGCCCAGAACTTTTGGAGACTTTAGTACCGCTACACAGAAGGTACCAGGGGCGAAACGAAACAAGCGTTCCGCTGCTGGTTCAAGTCGGAGACGTGCTACCTTCGAAACAGCCGTACGATGGTGGCGACGACAAATTTGTCTCCATTCCACATTTCAAAAAGTTTCGTTTAGTCGCTAATCAATCGTGGGGCCATCTTTTGTCCGGGACGCTTCCGCCGTGTCAATCGGGACCCCGATCAATGCACGCGCATGGCTTGCCTCCAATTTTGTTCAAATTGGCTGCTGATCGACACTATCGTGGTCTAGAAACGCTAGCTCAGTACGATAGACCATGGAGTGAGAAACGGAATGCGGCCGTCTTTCGTGGAGCACTGACGGGTCCTCAGCTTCCCGCTGGGCTTTCGGAATTGCAAAAATGCCAGCGAATGCCTAGATGCCGTATGGTCTTGGCGTACGTAAATTCTACCCTGGTGAATGCCAAATTGACCGCTTTTCCGCACCATCGCCTTCCAAGTCTGACGGTGGACAGCGCGACCACTATTGGCGGGTCCGAATTTGGTTATGCCAAAATGCTATCGTACAAGGCTATCATAATGGTGGAGGGCAACGATGTGGCGTCGGGATTAAAATGGGCATTGCTGTCCAACTCAGTGGTACTCATGCCAAGGCCTACGGTCACAAGCTGGGCAATGGAGGAATTGCTGCAGCCTTACATACATTTTGTTCCGCTGGCGTCGGACCTGGACGATGTGGAAACGCAGATGCAGTGGGTGCTGGATCACGACGAGGAATCCCGTATGATAGCACGAAGGGGTTCTTTATGGATCACGGACTTGCTGCTTCACGCAGACGCCAACGCTGACAACGCTCAAATCGATGACGAGATGATGCAGCGTTACATCGGACTATTTCGGCCTTGGAGAAACGGCTGA
- a CDS encoding predicted protein — protein MSWTQVYVSGWPTQEDTSVESIEGKLKFILHSDTTWAGEGSTILKQTRNGSSYCFLSFLSFDGALAFVDTLREFSGQNECIVGRLKAEISQPKAKGSKGKKSISTGAADNVRLRRKRAPPIRKHPVKKSSAPPKK, from the coding sequence ATGTCTTGGACCCAGGTTTATGTATCTGGCTGGCCGACGCAAGAAGATACTTCGGTTGAATCTATCGAAGGAAAACTGAAGTTCATTTTACATTCTGATACGACGTGGGCCGGCGAAGGCTCGACCATTCTCAAACAGACCAGAAATGGATCGTCCTACTGCTTTCTTTCATTTCTATCATTTGACGGAGCTTTGGCTTTCGTGGACACTTTGCGGGAATTTTCTGGGCAGAACGAATGCATCGTCGGTCGCCTCAAGGCCGAAATAAGCCAGCCCAAAGCCAAAGGGTCCAAAGGGAAGAAATCCATTTCGACCGGCGCAGCAGACAACGTGCGACTGCGCCGCAAGCGAGCTCCGCCAATTCGCAAACATCCCGTCAAGAAGAGTTCGGCGCCGCCCAAGAAATGA
- a CDS encoding predicted protein → MKDMGEKHVSKDECMILNDILGIKTLSGCYAMNRNDLEDNFTIPGENKFEGKDAQLYRNSWLMPRMARRLTRNNKHHVSNWRQDPIIDDAECARLRLLLTNKLDTSEQVHINLPKACRDSKPISL, encoded by the exons ATGAAAGACATGGGCG AAAAGCACGTTTCCAAAGACGAGTGCATGATCCTGAACGACATTCTCGGCATCAAGACTCTCTCCGGATGTTACGCTATGAACCGTAATGATTTGGAGGACAACTTTACGATTCCGGGAGAGAACAAATTTGAAGGCAAAGACGCTCAGCTTTATCGCAATTCGTGGCTTATGCCCCGCATGGCTCGTCGCCTGACTCGCAATAACAAACACCATGTCAGCAACTGGCGTCAGGATCCGATTATTGATGATGCAGAATGCGCCCGGCTTCGATTACTGTTGACCAACAAGTTGGATACATCTGAGCAAGTCCATATCAACCTCCCCAAGGCATGCCGTGACTCAAAACCGATTTCTCTTTAG
- a CDS encoding predicted protein, with the protein MVIPISDGSETTHETVGADFRRLKISPSASRHNNALPSRSSFRRRCRPRSAFGTPDAARHLTFAEEIATIVTYIPTVAEFSSRELSTLWWRPNEFARIRTYAKTTAYDVRLEASAGGTRQGIDQGYRTAHYIALTTEECELAELLQQHEVVASHAKALVSWSACDTTCRGLEHWASKSHWAARHEALDQVRDLRKEMAKQNRRDTNTATSWATQFAEYSRPSRIMARLLGHADEVAAIQSRSEYTLRELEEIIAKERQEES; encoded by the coding sequence ATGGTGATTCCGATCTCGGACGGTTCCGAGACAACGCACGAAACAGTGGGTGCCGATTTCCGCCGCCTCAAAATCTCACCGTCCGCGTCCCGTCACAACAACGCCCTTCCCTCGCGTTCCAGTTTCCGCcgccgttgtcgtccacgAAGCGCGTTTGGAACTCCGGACGCAGCGAGGCATCTCACGTTCGCGGAAGAAATCGCAACGATCGTGACGTACATTCCTACGGTGGCCGAATTTTCCTCGCGAGAGCTCTCGACACTCTGGTGGCGCCCGAACGAGTTTGCACGTATTCGAACGTACGCCAAGACGACCGCTTACGATGTCCGTTTGGAAGCATCGGCTGGTGGGACTCGCCAAGGAATAGATCAGGGGTATCGCACGGCGCACTATATTGCTCTCACCACGGAAGAATGCGAATTGGCGGAGTTACTGCAGCAACACGAAGTGGTAGCTTCCCACGCCAAAGCGCTCGTATCGTGGTCAGCCTGCGACACTACATGCCGGGGACTCGAACACTGGGCAAGTAAATCACACTGGGCGGCTCGGCACGAAGCTTTGGATCAAGTACGGGATTTGCGGAAAGAAATGGCCAAGCAGAACCGCCGTGACACGAACACCGCAACTTCCTGGGCGACCCAGTTCGCGGAGTATTCGCGGCCCAGTCGGATTATGGCAAGGTTGCTGGGACATGCCGACGAAGTCGCAGCAATCCAATCCCGAAGCGAATACACTTTGCGAGAACTCGAGGAAATTATTGCGAAGGAGCGTCAAGAAGAAAGCTGA